One window of the Lactococcus lactis genome contains the following:
- a CDS encoding NAD(P)H-binding protein has translation MKYLVTGATGGYGTYALGFLKELVPISDIAVLARTEEKAAPLKAAGFDVRLADYSDLTALEQAFTGIDRLLFVSGAPGNRQAEHQNVVDAAKSAGISYIAYTSFPQAERATSDLAADHIYTEKAIEKSGIAHTFLRNNWYFENEMPIIAAALSTGKFVYNAPTGKVGWALKREYAEVGAKALAGADFPEVLELSGKILTYAELAQALKAVSDKEFEVVAADDKTFVSHLVETGLPDFVAELFLGFQKDIEAKDLDVESKDFEKVLGHSLTDTKEALKELLA, from the coding sequence ATGAAATATTTAGTAACAGGTGCGACAGGTGGATACGGTACTTATGCACTCGGATTTTTGAAAGAATTGGTTCCAATTTCTGATATTGCAGTTTTGGCTCGCACAGAAGAAAAAGCAGCCCCACTCAAAGCGGCAGGTTTCGATGTACGTTTGGCAGATTATTCAGATTTAACTGCTTTAGAACAAGCATTTACAGGAATTGACCGTTTGCTTTTTGTTTCAGGAGCGCCGGGAAATCGTCAAGCTGAGCATCAAAATGTTGTTGATGCAGCCAAAAGTGCTGGAATTTCTTATATTGCTTATACAAGTTTTCCTCAAGCAGAAAGGGCAACAAGTGACTTAGCTGCTGACCACATCTATACTGAAAAGGCGATTGAAAAATCAGGAATTGCTCACACATTTTTACGTAATAATTGGTACTTTGAAAATGAAATGCCAATTATTGCTGCTGCACTTTCAACTGGAAAATTTGTTTACAATGCACCAACAGGTAAAGTGGGCTGGGCTTTGAAACGCGAATATGCAGAAGTTGGAGCAAAAGCACTTGCTGGAGCAGATTTTCCAGAAGTTTTGGAGCTTTCAGGAAAAATATTGACTTACGCCGAACTTGCTCAAGCACTAAAAGCAGTTTCTGATAAGGAATTTGAAGTAGTCGCTGCTGATGACAAAACTTTTGTCAGTCATTTAGTTGAAACTGGACTTCCAGATTTTGTAGCGGAACTTTTCCTCGGCTTCCAAAAAGATATTGAAGCAAAAGATTTAGATGTGGAATCTAAAGATTTTGAAAAAGTCTTGGGACATTCACTGACAGATACAAAAGAAGCTTTGAAAGAACTTTTGGCATAA
- a CDS encoding winged helix-turn-helix transcriptional regulator: MKKISELPDCPVETALVLMGDRWKMLIVRDLLERTMRFGELQRSVGHISQKVLTQHLRALEESGLVHREVYAEVPPRVEYSLTELGRTLKPIHDTMAAWGNLYKKEISKA, encoded by the coding sequence ATGAAAAAAATTTCTGAACTTCCAGATTGTCCTGTTGAAACAGCACTTGTTTTGATGGGCGACCGTTGGAAAATGCTCATTGTCCGTGATTTATTAGAGCGAACCATGCGCTTTGGCGAACTTCAACGTTCAGTTGGACATATTTCACAAAAAGTTTTGACCCAACATTTACGTGCCCTCGAAGAAAGCGGGCTGGTTCATCGTGAAGTCTATGCAGAAGTACCCCCTCGTGTTGAATATTCACTGACAGAACTTGGAAGAACCCTCAAACCAATCCATGATACGATGGCAGCTTGGGGAAATCTTTATAAAAAAGAAATCAGCAAAGCTTAA
- a CDS encoding valine--tRNA ligase, which translates to MTNELTPKFNPTEVEAGRYEKWLEADVFKPSGNPDAEPYSIVIPPPNVTGKLHLGHAWDTTLQDIIIRQKRMQGFDTLWLPGMDHAGIATQAKVAARLAEDGILPQDLGREKFLDKVWEWKDEYATTIKEQWGKMGISVDYSRERFTLDEGLSQAVRKVFVQLYNKGWIYRGEKLINWDPKAMTALSDIEVIHKEIDGAFYHITYQIEGSDEFVEIATTRPETFLGDTAVIVNEKDERYKHLVGKNVILPIINRVIPILTDDHADMEKGTGVVKITPAHDPNDFEVAMRHDLPMINMMNNDGTINENGGKYEGLDRFEARKQIVADLKELGQLVDIKPVRHEVGHSERTGVVVEPRLSTQWFVKMDELAKNAIAHQRKKDGTDDVVAFYPPRFGDAYLQWMENVHDWVISRQLWWGHQIPAWYNEAGEMYVGEEAPEGEGWTQDADVLDTWFSSALWPFSTMGWPDENAEDFKRYYPTSTLVTGYDIIPFWVSRMIFQGLEFTGKSPFKRALIHGLIRDEEGRKMSKSLGNGIDPMDVIEKYGTDALRWFLSNGSAPGQDVRFSYDKMDAAWNFINKIWNVSRYILMNAEDVSADAVSSALTKVANKTAGNVTDRWILTRLNDTVERVTEQMDKFEFGVAGHILYNFIWDEFANWYLELTKEVMFGEDEAEKDITRAVLLHVLDQVLRLLHPIMPFFTEEIFEKLPNTSGSIVVAEYPKVRPEFNDDKASEGVAMLIELITAVRNIRAEVNTPLSKQVPIFIKSEQAEFLNSVAPYITRFANPSELVIAEEVVLDEQAMTAVITGAELFLPLKGLINIEEEIARLEKELAKWQKELDLVNKKLGNERFVANAKVEVVQKEKDKLADYQEKFDTVKARIAELKEN; encoded by the coding sequence ATGACAAACGAACTAACCCCAAAATTCAACCCGACAGAGGTTGAAGCAGGACGCTACGAAAAATGGCTTGAAGCTGATGTTTTCAAACCTTCTGGAAATCCCGATGCAGAGCCTTATAGCATCGTTATTCCACCACCAAATGTGACAGGAAAACTCCACTTGGGTCATGCTTGGGATACAACTTTGCAAGACATCATCATCCGTCAAAAACGGATGCAAGGTTTTGATACGCTTTGGTTGCCAGGAATGGACCATGCGGGGATTGCCACTCAAGCAAAAGTTGCTGCCCGCCTTGCTGAAGATGGTATTTTGCCACAAGACCTTGGACGTGAAAAATTCCTTGATAAAGTTTGGGAGTGGAAAGATGAATATGCCACAACAATCAAGGAACAATGGGGTAAAATGGGAATCTCAGTGGATTATTCTCGTGAACGTTTTACTCTTGATGAAGGGCTTTCACAAGCGGTTCGTAAAGTTTTTGTTCAACTTTACAATAAAGGTTGGATTTACCGTGGTGAAAAACTCATCAACTGGGATCCAAAAGCGATGACTGCTTTGTCAGACATTGAAGTCATTCACAAAGAAATTGATGGGGCTTTTTACCACATCACTTACCAAATTGAAGGAAGTGATGAGTTTGTTGAAATCGCCACAACACGTCCAGAAACTTTCCTTGGTGATACAGCTGTTATCGTCAATGAAAAAGATGAACGCTATAAACATTTAGTGGGCAAAAATGTTATCCTCCCAATCATTAATCGTGTCATTCCGATTTTGACAGACGATCATGCTGATATGGAAAAAGGAACTGGGGTTGTAAAAATTACACCTGCTCATGATCCTAATGACTTTGAAGTTGCGATGCGTCATGATTTGCCAATGATTAACATGATGAACAATGACGGAACCATCAATGAAAATGGTGGAAAATATGAAGGACTTGACCGTTTTGAAGCCCGCAAACAAATTGTTGCTGACCTCAAGGAATTGGGGCAGTTGGTTGATATAAAACCAGTCCGCCATGAAGTTGGGCACTCAGAGCGAACAGGAGTGGTTGTTGAACCACGTTTATCAACACAATGGTTTGTCAAAATGGACGAATTAGCTAAGAATGCAATTGCTCATCAACGAAAAAAAGATGGAACGGATGATGTGGTCGCTTTCTATCCACCACGTTTTGGTGATGCTTACTTGCAATGGATGGAAAATGTTCATGATTGGGTTATTTCACGTCAACTTTGGTGGGGGCATCAAATTCCAGCTTGGTATAATGAAGCGGGTGAAATGTATGTTGGTGAAGAAGCACCTGAGGGAGAAGGTTGGACACAAGATGCTGATGTACTTGATACTTGGTTTAGTTCAGCTTTGTGGCCTTTTAGCACGATGGGGTGGCCGGATGAAAATGCAGAAGACTTCAAACGCTACTATCCAACATCAACTTTAGTAACCGGTTATGATATTATTCCTTTCTGGGTTTCACGTATGATTTTTCAAGGTTTGGAATTTACAGGTAAATCACCATTTAAACGTGCTTTAATTCATGGTTTGATTCGTGACGAAGAAGGACGTAAAATGTCTAAATCGCTTGGTAACGGAATTGACCCAATGGATGTGATTGAAAAATATGGAACAGATGCACTCCGTTGGTTCCTATCAAATGGTTCTGCACCAGGACAAGATGTACGTTTTTCTTATGATAAAATGGATGCCGCTTGGAATTTCATCAATAAAATTTGGAATGTTTCACGTTATATTTTGATGAATGCAGAAGATGTCAGCGCTGATGCTGTTTCTTCGGCTTTGACAAAAGTTGCAAATAAAACTGCTGGTAATGTCACTGACCGTTGGATTTTAACACGTTTGAATGATACTGTTGAGCGCGTGACTGAACAAATGGATAAATTTGAATTTGGTGTCGCTGGTCATATTCTTTACAATTTCATTTGGGATGAGTTTGCAAACTGGTATTTGGAATTAACAAAAGAAGTTATGTTTGGTGAGGATGAAGCTGAAAAAGACATTACACGTGCAGTATTGCTCCATGTTTTAGATCAAGTTTTACGTCTATTACACCCAATTATGCCTTTCTTCACTGAAGAAATCTTTGAAAAATTACCAAATACTTCTGGTTCAATTGTTGTTGCCGAATATCCAAAAGTACGTCCAGAATTTAATGATGACAAGGCAAGCGAAGGTGTGGCGATGTTAATCGAATTAATTACAGCCGTTCGTAATATTCGTGCTGAGGTTAATACTCCATTGTCTAAGCAAGTGCCAATCTTCATCAAGTCTGAACAAGCTGAATTTTTGAACTCTGTTGCTCCTTATATCACACGTTTTGCTAACCCGTCAGAGCTTGTTATTGCAGAAGAAGTCGTGCTTGATGAGCAAGCGATGACTGCTGTTATCACAGGGGCTGAGCTCTTCTTACCACTCAAAGGTCTGATTAACATCGAAGAAGAAATTGCTCGACTTGAAAAAGAACTTGCTAAATGGCAAAAAGAGTTAGATTTAGTGAATAAAAAATTGGGTAATGAACGTTTTGTTGCGAATGCTAAAGTAGAAGTTGTTCAAAAAGAAAAAGATAAATTAGCCGATTATCAAGAAAAATTTGATACTGTGAAAGCTCGTATCGCAGAATTGAAAGAAAACTAA
- a CDS encoding FusB/FusC family EF-G-binding protein, with translation MLKPYEYNRIKYLTFDLVNVYHSVNDKSTVEAVYAQVATEILQIAENADSLVSENNLSVKVAIQEYLSAIDNPKLSREQAEKLLTELKTLVEAFHLPSEAQMKKAFKKVKKLKIPATSQWDLRDVTYFAWNEVSSGRKYLLTVDGRGFYGSISGSMKNICAICQKTSIVTQFLATTKRGADGTYTKNGTYICLDSEQCNQQIQAKEGLEHFLEIIKEK, from the coding sequence ATGTTAAAACCATATGAATATAATCGAATTAAATACCTGACCTTTGACCTCGTCAATGTCTATCACTCTGTCAATGATAAATCGACAGTTGAGGCAGTTTACGCCCAAGTCGCCACAGAAATTTTGCAAATCGCTGAAAATGCTGACAGCCTTGTCAGTGAAAATAATCTGTCAGTAAAAGTTGCTATCCAAGAATACTTATCAGCCATTGATAATCCTAAATTATCAAGAGAACAAGCTGAAAAATTACTGACAGAACTTAAAACTTTAGTCGAAGCTTTTCATTTACCGAGTGAAGCTCAAATGAAAAAAGCTTTCAAAAAAGTTAAAAAGTTAAAAATTCCAGCGACAAGTCAATGGGACTTACGTGATGTCACTTACTTTGCTTGGAATGAAGTTTCAAGCGGCCGAAAATATCTTTTGACCGTTGACGGGCGTGGTTTCTATGGCAGTATCTCTGGTAGTATGAAAAATATCTGTGCCATTTGCCAAAAAACAAGTATTGTCACTCAATTTCTAGCGACAACAAAAAGAGGCGCTGACGGGACCTATACTAAAAATGGCACCTATATTTGCTTAGATTCTGAACAATGTAATCAGCAAATTCAAGCCAAAGAAGGCTTGGAGCATTTTTTAGAAATCATTAAAGAAAAATAA
- a CDS encoding DUF1912 family protein, whose product MTYEQNFLKDFQEWVDQQVQISELAMKAAKKIATEDGKKEAKEAAIRYESRLDAYQFLQGKFENYKNGKDFHDVPDFGTKTF is encoded by the coding sequence ATGACTTACGAACAAAATTTTTTAAAAGATTTTCAAGAATGGGTGGACCAACAAGTTCAAATTTCTGAACTTGCCATGAAAGCAGCTAAAAAAATTGCCACAGAAGACGGTAAAAAAGAAGCGAAAGAAGCAGCTATTCGTTATGAAAGTCGTTTAGACGCATACCAATTTTTGCAAGGAAAATTTGAAAACTACAAAAATGGTAAAGATTTCCATGACGTTCCAGATTTTGGAACAAAAACATTTTAA
- a CDS encoding MmcQ/YjbR family DNA-binding protein, producing MNKKELIDFCLSLGPTFADTPFAKMEKGQPTVVMRHLKNKKSFAYISEREGRVNIAIKQKPEIAIELRDFFVDINPAFHMNKAHWNDVLLGGDVADEQVCKMVEQSYDLIKPKR from the coding sequence ATGAATAAAAAAGAACTTATTGATTTTTGCTTGTCTCTTGGGCCGACTTTTGCAGATACTCCCTTTGCCAAAATGGAGAAGGGTCAGCCGACGGTAGTGATGCGACATTTAAAGAATAAAAAATCATTTGCTTATATTTCTGAGCGAGAAGGCCGAGTCAATATCGCAATCAAGCAGAAGCCAGAAATTGCAATCGAATTGCGAGATTTCTTTGTGGATATTAATCCAGCATTTCACATGAATAAAGCGCATTGGAACGATGTTTTACTTGGTGGAGATGTTGCTGATGAGCAAGTTTGCAAAATGGTTGAGCAAAGCTATGATTTAATCAAACCCAAAAGATAA
- a CDS encoding GNAT family N-acetyltransferase translates to MIYMRKAGPKDLLSIMKIIEEARTFLADSGSEQWQNAYPAVFDIEEDFAKEQAYVLLVDDKIAGYCAIITGEEPAYTQITDGAWSNQNFDYVTIHRIALSNEFRGQSLTRYLFSNIFTLMLSKGYSDFRLDTHPVNKLMQHVFEREGFVKRGLVQFEGDRFAYQLELNK, encoded by the coding sequence ATGATTTATATGAGAAAAGCAGGCCCGAAAGATTTGCTTTCAATTATGAAAATTATTGAAGAAGCAAGAACTTTTTTGGCTGATTCTGGGAGTGAACAATGGCAAAATGCTTATCCAGCAGTTTTTGATATTGAAGAGGATTTTGCGAAAGAACAGGCCTATGTCTTGTTAGTTGATGATAAAATAGCCGGTTATTGTGCAATTATTACAGGTGAAGAACCAGCTTATACTCAAATTACTGACGGCGCTTGGTCAAATCAAAATTTTGATTATGTGACCATTCATCGAATTGCTTTGTCTAACGAATTTCGTGGACAATCTTTGACAAGATATCTATTTTCAAATATTTTTACCTTGATGTTATCTAAAGGATACTCTGATTTTCGCCTAGATACCCACCCGGTCAATAAATTGATGCAACATGTCTTTGAACGTGAAGGCTTTGTAAAACGAGGACTTGTTCAATTTGAAGGTGACCGTTTTGCTTATCAATTGGAGCTTAATAAATAG
- a CDS encoding B3/B4 domain-containing protein: MKKFIVEPEFWELFPETKIGIVLAKNIDNSMESSAEIKKNLDEANENAEQFLEAAVFSENPVVSVWRKAYQKFKTKKGARSSIENLLKRVDKGKAVGSINPLVDIYNSISLNYGLPAGGEDIDTFAGNLRLTKAVGGEHFLALGDDEADNALPGEICYLDDEGAVCRSWNWRDGQRTMLTEQTKNAFLIIESVDPERGEVLDTATQKLAELSEKYLGGTAQVLLVTKENPEISLD; encoded by the coding sequence ATGAAAAAATTTATTGTTGAACCTGAATTTTGGGAACTTTTTCCTGAGACAAAAATCGGAATTGTTTTAGCTAAAAATATTGATAATAGTATGGAATCAAGTGCTGAAATCAAAAAAAATCTTGATGAGGCGAATGAAAATGCAGAGCAATTTTTAGAAGCGGCTGTTTTTAGTGAAAATCCTGTAGTCTCTGTTTGGCGCAAGGCTTATCAAAAATTTAAAACAAAAAAAGGGGCTAGAAGTTCGATTGAAAATCTGCTTAAACGAGTAGATAAAGGTAAAGCTGTGGGTTCGATTAATCCTTTGGTTGATATTTACAATAGTATTAGCTTGAACTATGGGCTACCTGCTGGTGGTGAGGATATTGATACTTTTGCAGGAAATCTACGTTTGACAAAAGCTGTTGGTGGCGAACATTTCTTGGCTTTGGGTGATGATGAAGCTGATAATGCTTTGCCTGGTGAAATCTGCTATCTTGATGATGAAGGGGCAGTTTGTCGCTCATGGAATTGGCGTGATGGTCAAAGAACGATGCTGACAGAACAAACCAAAAATGCTTTTTTGATTATTGAATCTGTTGACCCTGAACGCGGTGAAGTTCTAGATACTGCAACTCAAAAATTAGCTGAATTGAGTGAAAAGTATTTAGGGGGAACGGCACAGGTACTCCTAGTCACTAAAGAAAATCCAGAAATTTCTTTAGACTAG